A DNA window from Malus domestica chromosome 12, GDT2T_hap1 contains the following coding sequences:
- the LOC103449783 gene encoding kinesin-like protein KIN-14L isoform X3: MEDSARTGLHDFARASRKAEEAAWRRFQAVEWLECLVGPLGIPKQPSERDFISCLRNGLILCNAINKIQPGAVPKVVESQMPLQSLSWESQALPAYQYFENVRNFLVAVEELKLPAFEASGLERDALEAGSAVKVVDCVLALKSYYEWKQTGNGNGCNKYVKSPLVMVSANRLHSRASTVVPSESCRHLDMSAVRERQPPVEVDDRKVEVDSIESVVKLLADSMVDGKENIDDNLLSSYHGRDSNAVSCFRRIMTSYLEQNLLKKFPELNSKLKDPLKERSSSPGHSTAMPLEEPSAVENFGCCKACMRKGNCNHRLVFQTQEKELVDLKALWLSAKRDFEDLQTQLNRDLKHLGAQVQELSTAALGYHKVVKENQKLYNMVQDLKGSIRVYCRIRPSFNSESGNVINFIGEDGSLVILDPAKPQKDGRKAFQFNRVFGPTASQDEVFKDTQPLIRSVMDGYNVCIFAYGQTGSGKTHTMSGPSGRSAADMGINYLALSDLFQMSNKRKDIIDYDICVQMVQIYNEQVRDLLAEDSSTAKLEIRSCTGDNGLSIPDATMHSVTSSTDVLNLMKFGEMNRMVSSTAINNRSSRSHSVLTVHVNGKDTSGGTLHSCLHLVDLAGSERVDKSEVTGDRLKEAQYINKSLSCLGDVIAALAQKNSHIPYRNSKLTLLLQDSLGGHAKTLMLAHVSPEEDSFSETISTLKFAQRVSTVELGAARSNKGSGEVMQLKEQIESLKKALANKEGQCVSRTTTERTPQRLRRLSIESCSTVKTEKAKTPYLPTSSRRLSLEGPRLIKKDNLNISHDMGKFLPAEAVPMQEYGQLQNAAEVTTPLGHFSNADSTLEVFCSKAPQSPTSVTYEKQVLETDSRTQVHSLQPPKTPEPCPRTPLTPASTTYQKRVLKPGSRNQVPSPQKPTTSEPQTKAPRSPKMTPRSPKMASNQKRGLITDNKTQVRPLQLSTTTPEPQKHSRNEVQVVMQSKVTLSTDYLTPNLTSTTSRKGSQIRKSLRTIGKLINGSEKRNQQSLVEAQSSVKCASNINDGKSPVTNNARTLRRQSLTSIPPSGCKRKQKCQNTSGSQQKWQNTSASPFINKK, from the exons ATGGAGGACAGTGCAAGAACTGGACTGCATGATTTTGCAAGGGCTTCAAGAAAGGCAGAAGAAGCAG CTTGGAGGCGATTCCAAGCCGTTGAATGGCTTGAATGCCTGGTGGGTCCACTTGGCATACCAAAACAGCCATCGGAGAGAGACTTCATTTCTTGCTTGAGAAATGGTCTGATCTTATGCAATGCCATCAACAAGATTCAACCAGGAGCAGTGCCCAAG GTTGTGGAGAGCCAAATGCCTTTGCAATCATTAAGTTGGGAATCTCAAGCATTGCCTGCATATCAGTACTTCGAGAATGTCCGTAACTTTCTGGTCGCCGTGGAAGAGTTGAAGCTGCCTGCTTTTGAAGCTTCTGGCCTCGAAAGG GATGCATTGGAGGCAGGGTCAGCAGTCAAGGTTGTTGATTGTGTTTTAGCCCTTAAATCGTATTATGAGTGGAAGCAGACGGGCAATGGGAATGGATGTAATAAATATGTGAAATCTCCGCTAGTTATGGTTTCTGCCAATAGACTGCATTCAAGGGCCTCAACTGTAGTCCCATCAGAATCTTGCAGGCACTTGGATATGTCTGCCGTACGTGAAAGACAACCACCTGTTGAAGTTGATGACCGGAAAGTTGAAG TGGATTCCATAGAATCTGTTGTCAAGTTACTCGCTGACTCTATGGTTGACGGAAAGGAAAACATTGATGACAACCTTCTTTCTTCATACCATGGTAGAGACTCG AATGCAGTGAGCTGCTTTCGAAGGATCATGACAAGTTATTTGGAGCAAAATCTACTGAAGAAGTTTCCTGAG TTGAACTCTAAGTTAAAAGACCCCTTGAAAGAAAGAAGCAGCTCACCTGGCCATTCAACAGCTATGCCTCTAGAGGAGCCATCTGCTGTTGAAAATTTTGGA TGCTGCAAAGCTTGTATGAGAAAGGGTAACTGCAATCACAGACTTGTATTCCAAACGCAAGAGAAGGAACTTGTG GATCTCAAGGCCTTGTGGTTAAGTGCAAAACGTGACTTTGAAGACTTACAGACACAACTGAATAGAGATTTGAAACACTTGG GTGCTCAGGTACAGGAGCTGTCTACTGCCGCGCTTGGGTATCACAAGGTGGTGAAAGAGAATCAAAAGCTATACAACATGGTTCAGGATTTGAAAG GTAGTATTCGAGTTTACTGCCGTATCAGGCCTTCTTTCAATTCTGAATCCggaaatgttataaatttcatTGGAGAGGATGGTTCACTTGTGATTTTGGACCCTGCAAAGCCCCAGAAGGATGGAAGGAAGGCCTTCCAGTTCAACCGAGTGTTTGGTCCAACTGCTAGCCAAG ATGAAGTTtttaaggacactcaaccattgatcagGTCTGTGATGGATGGTTACAATGTATGCATTTTTGCTTATGGTCAAACTGGATCCGGTAAAACACATACTATG agTGGTCCATCAGGTAGATCAGCGGCGGATATGGGGATTAATTATCTAGCTCTCAGCGATTTGTTCCAGATGTCAAACAAAAGGAAGGATATCATAGACTATGACATTTGTGTTCAAATGGTCCAAATTTACAATGAACAAGTACGAGACCTTCTTGCAGAAGATTCATCCACTGCCAAATTAGAGATACGGAGCTGCACTGGTGATAATGGCTTGAGTATTCCAGATGCTACAATGCACTCAGTGACTTCCTCTACTGATGTCTTGAACCTCATGAAATTTGGTGAGATGAATCGTATGGTCAGTTCGACTGCAATCAATAACCGCAGCAGCCGTTCCCATAG TGTCCTTACAGTCCATGTGAATGGCAAAGATACTTCTGGAGGTACTCTACACAGTTGCCTTCATTTAGTTGACCTTGCGGGAAGTGAAAGAGTGGACAAATCTGAAGTTACAGGAGATAGGCTGAAAGAGGCACAGTATATCAACAAGTCTCTTTCTTGTTTAGGAGATGTTATCGCAGCCTTGGCTCAGAAGAATTCTCACATCCCTTACAGAAACAGCAAACTCACACTTCTGTTGCAAGACTCCTTAG GTGGACATGCTAAAACTTTAATGCTTGCTCATGTGAGTCCAGAAGAGGATTCCTTCAGTGAAACTATCAGTACCTTGAAGTTTGCTCAGAGAGTTTCCACTGTGGAACTAGGTGCTGCTCGTTCAAACAAGGGGAGTGGTGAGGTTATGCAACTCAAAGAACAG ATTGAGAGTCTTAAAAAGGCATTAGCAAACAAAGAAGGTCAGTGTGTATCAAGAACAACGACTGAGAGAACTCCTCAACGTCTTAGAAGATTAAGCATTGAAAGTTGCAGCACTGTGAAGACCGAGAAGGCAAAAACCCCTTATCTTCCAACTAGTTCAAGGAGGTTGAGCTTGGAAGGTCCAAGATTGATTAAGAAGGATAATCTAAATATATCGCATGACATGGGGAAATTCCTTCCAGCTGAGGCAGTGCCAATGCAGGAATATGGTCAACTTCAAAATGCAGCAGAAGTCACTACTCCGTTGGGCCATTTCAGTAATGCGGATTCCACATTAGAAGTGTTTTGTTCCAAGGCTCCTCAAAGTCCAACGAGCGTTACCTACGAGAAGCAAGTGTTAGAAACAGATAGTAGAACACAAGTTCATTCTCTTCAGCCACCAAAAACACCCGAACCTTGTCCCAGGACTCCTCTAACTCCAGCAAGTACTACATATCAGAAGCGAGTGTTGAAACCAGGTAGTAGAAACCAAGTTCCTTCTCCTCAGAAACCAACAACATCTGAGCCTCAGACCAAGGCTCCTCGCAGCCCAAAGATGACTCCTCGTAGCCCAAAGATGGCTAGCAATCAGAAGAGAGGGTTAATAACAGATAATAAGACACAAGTTCGTCCCCTCCAGCTATCAACAACGACGCCCGAACCACAAAAGCATTCCAGAAATGAGGTACAGGTTGTCATGCAAAGTAAGGTGACTCTTTCTACCGATTACCTGACACCTAATTTGACAAGTACCACAAGTCGAAAAGGATCTCAGATAAGGAAATCCCTGCGGACTATTGGAAAACTGATCAATGGCTCTGAGAAGAG GAACCAGCAAAGTTTGGTGGAAGCACAGTCAAGTGTTAAATGTGCAAGCAATATCAATGATGGAAAATCACCGGTTACAAATAATGCAAGAACTTTGAGGCGGCAATCACTGACCAGCATTCCACCATCAGG GTGCAAAAGAAAACAGAAGTGCCAAAACACCTCCGGCAGTCAACAGAAGTGGCAAAACACCTCCGCCAGTCCGTTCATCAACAAAAAGTAA
- the LOC103449783 gene encoding kinesin-like protein KIN-14L isoform X2, with translation MEDSARTGLHDFARASRKAEEAAWRRFQAVEWLECLVGPLGIPKQPSERDFISCLRNGLILCNAINKIQPGAVPKVVESQMPLQSLSWESQALPAYQYFENVRNFLVAVEELKLPAFEASGLERDALEAGSAVKVVDCVLALKSYYEWKQTGNGNGCNKYVKSPLVMVSANRLHSRASTVVPSESCRHLDMSAVRERQPPVEVDDRKVEVDSIESVVKLLADSMVDGKENIDDNLLSSYHGRDSNAVSCFRRIMTSYLEQNLLKKFPELNSKLKDPLKERSSSPGHSTAMPLEEPSAVENFGCCKACMRKGNCNHRLVFQTQEKELVDLKALWLSAKRDFEDLQTQLNRDLKHLGAQVQELSTAALGYHKVVKENQKLYNMVQDLKGCIRVYCRIRPSFNSESGNVINFIGEDGSLVILDPAKPQKDGRKAFQFNRVFGPTASQDEVFKDTQPLIRSVMDGYNVCIFAYGQTGSGKTHTMSGPSGRSAADMGINYLALSDLFQMSNKRKDIIDYDICVQMVQIYNEQVRDLLAEDSSTAKLEIRSCTGDNGLSIPDATMHSVTSSTDVLNLMKFGEMNRMVSSTAINNRSSRSHSVLTVHVNGKDTSGGTLHSCLHLVDLAGSERVDKSEVTGDRLKEAQYINKSLSCLGDVIAALAQKNSHIPYRNSKLTLLLQDSLGGHAKTLMLAHVSPEEDSFSETISTLKFAQRVSTVELGAARSNKGSGEVMQLKEQIESLKKALANKEGQCVSRTTTERTPQRLRRLSIESCSTVKTEKAKTPYLPTSSRRLSLEGPRLIKKDNLNISHDMGKFLPAEAVPMQEYGQLQNAAEVTTPLGHFSNADSTLEVFCSKAPQSPTSVTYEKQVLETDSRTQVHSLQPPKTPEPCPRTPLTPASTTYQKRVLKPGSRNQVPSPQKPTTSEPQTKAPRSPKMTPRSPKMASNQKRGLITDNKTQVRPLQLSTTTPEPQKHSRNEVQVVMQSKVTLSTDYLTPNLTSTTSRKGSQIRKSLRTIGKLINGSEKRNQQSLVEAQSSVKCASNINDGKSPVTNNARTLRRQSLTSIPPSGYDRRSSLGGKPTENSAKENRSAKTPPAVNRSGKTPPPVRSSTKSNKR, from the exons ATGGAGGACAGTGCAAGAACTGGACTGCATGATTTTGCAAGGGCTTCAAGAAAGGCAGAAGAAGCAG CTTGGAGGCGATTCCAAGCCGTTGAATGGCTTGAATGCCTGGTGGGTCCACTTGGCATACCAAAACAGCCATCGGAGAGAGACTTCATTTCTTGCTTGAGAAATGGTCTGATCTTATGCAATGCCATCAACAAGATTCAACCAGGAGCAGTGCCCAAG GTTGTGGAGAGCCAAATGCCTTTGCAATCATTAAGTTGGGAATCTCAAGCATTGCCTGCATATCAGTACTTCGAGAATGTCCGTAACTTTCTGGTCGCCGTGGAAGAGTTGAAGCTGCCTGCTTTTGAAGCTTCTGGCCTCGAAAGG GATGCATTGGAGGCAGGGTCAGCAGTCAAGGTTGTTGATTGTGTTTTAGCCCTTAAATCGTATTATGAGTGGAAGCAGACGGGCAATGGGAATGGATGTAATAAATATGTGAAATCTCCGCTAGTTATGGTTTCTGCCAATAGACTGCATTCAAGGGCCTCAACTGTAGTCCCATCAGAATCTTGCAGGCACTTGGATATGTCTGCCGTACGTGAAAGACAACCACCTGTTGAAGTTGATGACCGGAAAGTTGAAG TGGATTCCATAGAATCTGTTGTCAAGTTACTCGCTGACTCTATGGTTGACGGAAAGGAAAACATTGATGACAACCTTCTTTCTTCATACCATGGTAGAGACTCG AATGCAGTGAGCTGCTTTCGAAGGATCATGACAAGTTATTTGGAGCAAAATCTACTGAAGAAGTTTCCTGAG TTGAACTCTAAGTTAAAAGACCCCTTGAAAGAAAGAAGCAGCTCACCTGGCCATTCAACAGCTATGCCTCTAGAGGAGCCATCTGCTGTTGAAAATTTTGGA TGCTGCAAAGCTTGTATGAGAAAGGGTAACTGCAATCACAGACTTGTATTCCAAACGCAAGAGAAGGAACTTGTG GATCTCAAGGCCTTGTGGTTAAGTGCAAAACGTGACTTTGAAGACTTACAGACACAACTGAATAGAGATTTGAAACACTTGG GTGCTCAGGTACAGGAGCTGTCTACTGCCGCGCTTGGGTATCACAAGGTGGTGAAAGAGAATCAAAAGCTATACAACATGGTTCAGGATTTGAAAGGTTG TATTCGAGTTTACTGCCGTATCAGGCCTTCTTTCAATTCTGAATCCggaaatgttataaatttcatTGGAGAGGATGGTTCACTTGTGATTTTGGACCCTGCAAAGCCCCAGAAGGATGGAAGGAAGGCCTTCCAGTTCAACCGAGTGTTTGGTCCAACTGCTAGCCAAG ATGAAGTTtttaaggacactcaaccattgatcagGTCTGTGATGGATGGTTACAATGTATGCATTTTTGCTTATGGTCAAACTGGATCCGGTAAAACACATACTATG agTGGTCCATCAGGTAGATCAGCGGCGGATATGGGGATTAATTATCTAGCTCTCAGCGATTTGTTCCAGATGTCAAACAAAAGGAAGGATATCATAGACTATGACATTTGTGTTCAAATGGTCCAAATTTACAATGAACAAGTACGAGACCTTCTTGCAGAAGATTCATCCACTGCCAAATTAGAGATACGGAGCTGCACTGGTGATAATGGCTTGAGTATTCCAGATGCTACAATGCACTCAGTGACTTCCTCTACTGATGTCTTGAACCTCATGAAATTTGGTGAGATGAATCGTATGGTCAGTTCGACTGCAATCAATAACCGCAGCAGCCGTTCCCATAG TGTCCTTACAGTCCATGTGAATGGCAAAGATACTTCTGGAGGTACTCTACACAGTTGCCTTCATTTAGTTGACCTTGCGGGAAGTGAAAGAGTGGACAAATCTGAAGTTACAGGAGATAGGCTGAAAGAGGCACAGTATATCAACAAGTCTCTTTCTTGTTTAGGAGATGTTATCGCAGCCTTGGCTCAGAAGAATTCTCACATCCCTTACAGAAACAGCAAACTCACACTTCTGTTGCAAGACTCCTTAG GTGGACATGCTAAAACTTTAATGCTTGCTCATGTGAGTCCAGAAGAGGATTCCTTCAGTGAAACTATCAGTACCTTGAAGTTTGCTCAGAGAGTTTCCACTGTGGAACTAGGTGCTGCTCGTTCAAACAAGGGGAGTGGTGAGGTTATGCAACTCAAAGAACAG ATTGAGAGTCTTAAAAAGGCATTAGCAAACAAAGAAGGTCAGTGTGTATCAAGAACAACGACTGAGAGAACTCCTCAACGTCTTAGAAGATTAAGCATTGAAAGTTGCAGCACTGTGAAGACCGAGAAGGCAAAAACCCCTTATCTTCCAACTAGTTCAAGGAGGTTGAGCTTGGAAGGTCCAAGATTGATTAAGAAGGATAATCTAAATATATCGCATGACATGGGGAAATTCCTTCCAGCTGAGGCAGTGCCAATGCAGGAATATGGTCAACTTCAAAATGCAGCAGAAGTCACTACTCCGTTGGGCCATTTCAGTAATGCGGATTCCACATTAGAAGTGTTTTGTTCCAAGGCTCCTCAAAGTCCAACGAGCGTTACCTACGAGAAGCAAGTGTTAGAAACAGATAGTAGAACACAAGTTCATTCTCTTCAGCCACCAAAAACACCCGAACCTTGTCCCAGGACTCCTCTAACTCCAGCAAGTACTACATATCAGAAGCGAGTGTTGAAACCAGGTAGTAGAAACCAAGTTCCTTCTCCTCAGAAACCAACAACATCTGAGCCTCAGACCAAGGCTCCTCGCAGCCCAAAGATGACTCCTCGTAGCCCAAAGATGGCTAGCAATCAGAAGAGAGGGTTAATAACAGATAATAAGACACAAGTTCGTCCCCTCCAGCTATCAACAACGACGCCCGAACCACAAAAGCATTCCAGAAATGAGGTACAGGTTGTCATGCAAAGTAAGGTGACTCTTTCTACCGATTACCTGACACCTAATTTGACAAGTACCACAAGTCGAAAAGGATCTCAGATAAGGAAATCCCTGCGGACTATTGGAAAACTGATCAATGGCTCTGAGAAGAG GAACCAGCAAAGTTTGGTGGAAGCACAGTCAAGTGTTAAATGTGCAAGCAATATCAATGATGGAAAATCACCGGTTACAAATAATGCAAGAACTTTGAGGCGGCAATCACTGACCAGCATTCCACCATCAGGGTATGACAGACGATCATCTCTAGGAGGGAAGCCAACCGAAAATA GTGCAAAAGAAAACAGAAGTGCCAAAACACCTCCGGCAGTCAACAGAAGTGGCAAAACACCTCCGCCAGTCCGTTCATCAACAAAAAGTAACAAGCGGTGA
- the LOC103449783 gene encoding kinesin-like protein KIN-14L isoform X1, giving the protein MEDSARTGLHDFARASRKAEEAAWRRFQAVEWLECLVGPLGIPKQPSERDFISCLRNGLILCNAINKIQPGAVPKVVESQMPLQSLSWESQALPAYQYFENVRNFLVAVEELKLPAFEASGLERDALEAGSAVKVVDCVLALKSYYEWKQTGNGNGCNKYVKSPLVMVSANRLHSRASTVVPSESCRHLDMSAVRERQPPVEVDDRKVEVDSIESVVKLLADSMVDGKENIDDNLLSSYHGRDSNAVSCFRRIMTSYLEQNLLKKFPELNSKLKDPLKERSSSPGHSTAMPLEEPSAVENFGCCKACMRKGNCNHRLVFQTQEKELVDLKALWLSAKRDFEDLQTQLNRDLKHLGAQVQELSTAALGYHKVVKENQKLYNMVQDLKGSIRVYCRIRPSFNSESGNVINFIGEDGSLVILDPAKPQKDGRKAFQFNRVFGPTASQDEVFKDTQPLIRSVMDGYNVCIFAYGQTGSGKTHTMSGPSGRSAADMGINYLALSDLFQMSNKRKDIIDYDICVQMVQIYNEQVRDLLAEDSSTAKLEIRSCTGDNGLSIPDATMHSVTSSTDVLNLMKFGEMNRMVSSTAINNRSSRSHSVLTVHVNGKDTSGGTLHSCLHLVDLAGSERVDKSEVTGDRLKEAQYINKSLSCLGDVIAALAQKNSHIPYRNSKLTLLLQDSLGGHAKTLMLAHVSPEEDSFSETISTLKFAQRVSTVELGAARSNKGSGEVMQLKEQIESLKKALANKEGQCVSRTTTERTPQRLRRLSIESCSTVKTEKAKTPYLPTSSRRLSLEGPRLIKKDNLNISHDMGKFLPAEAVPMQEYGQLQNAAEVTTPLGHFSNADSTLEVFCSKAPQSPTSVTYEKQVLETDSRTQVHSLQPPKTPEPCPRTPLTPASTTYQKRVLKPGSRNQVPSPQKPTTSEPQTKAPRSPKMTPRSPKMASNQKRGLITDNKTQVRPLQLSTTTPEPQKHSRNEVQVVMQSKVTLSTDYLTPNLTSTTSRKGSQIRKSLRTIGKLINGSEKRNQQSLVEAQSSVKCASNINDGKSPVTNNARTLRRQSLTSIPPSGYDRRSSLGGKPTENSAKENRSAKTPPAVNRSGKTPPPVRSSTKSNKR; this is encoded by the exons ATGGAGGACAGTGCAAGAACTGGACTGCATGATTTTGCAAGGGCTTCAAGAAAGGCAGAAGAAGCAG CTTGGAGGCGATTCCAAGCCGTTGAATGGCTTGAATGCCTGGTGGGTCCACTTGGCATACCAAAACAGCCATCGGAGAGAGACTTCATTTCTTGCTTGAGAAATGGTCTGATCTTATGCAATGCCATCAACAAGATTCAACCAGGAGCAGTGCCCAAG GTTGTGGAGAGCCAAATGCCTTTGCAATCATTAAGTTGGGAATCTCAAGCATTGCCTGCATATCAGTACTTCGAGAATGTCCGTAACTTTCTGGTCGCCGTGGAAGAGTTGAAGCTGCCTGCTTTTGAAGCTTCTGGCCTCGAAAGG GATGCATTGGAGGCAGGGTCAGCAGTCAAGGTTGTTGATTGTGTTTTAGCCCTTAAATCGTATTATGAGTGGAAGCAGACGGGCAATGGGAATGGATGTAATAAATATGTGAAATCTCCGCTAGTTATGGTTTCTGCCAATAGACTGCATTCAAGGGCCTCAACTGTAGTCCCATCAGAATCTTGCAGGCACTTGGATATGTCTGCCGTACGTGAAAGACAACCACCTGTTGAAGTTGATGACCGGAAAGTTGAAG TGGATTCCATAGAATCTGTTGTCAAGTTACTCGCTGACTCTATGGTTGACGGAAAGGAAAACATTGATGACAACCTTCTTTCTTCATACCATGGTAGAGACTCG AATGCAGTGAGCTGCTTTCGAAGGATCATGACAAGTTATTTGGAGCAAAATCTACTGAAGAAGTTTCCTGAG TTGAACTCTAAGTTAAAAGACCCCTTGAAAGAAAGAAGCAGCTCACCTGGCCATTCAACAGCTATGCCTCTAGAGGAGCCATCTGCTGTTGAAAATTTTGGA TGCTGCAAAGCTTGTATGAGAAAGGGTAACTGCAATCACAGACTTGTATTCCAAACGCAAGAGAAGGAACTTGTG GATCTCAAGGCCTTGTGGTTAAGTGCAAAACGTGACTTTGAAGACTTACAGACACAACTGAATAGAGATTTGAAACACTTGG GTGCTCAGGTACAGGAGCTGTCTACTGCCGCGCTTGGGTATCACAAGGTGGTGAAAGAGAATCAAAAGCTATACAACATGGTTCAGGATTTGAAAG GTAGTATTCGAGTTTACTGCCGTATCAGGCCTTCTTTCAATTCTGAATCCggaaatgttataaatttcatTGGAGAGGATGGTTCACTTGTGATTTTGGACCCTGCAAAGCCCCAGAAGGATGGAAGGAAGGCCTTCCAGTTCAACCGAGTGTTTGGTCCAACTGCTAGCCAAG ATGAAGTTtttaaggacactcaaccattgatcagGTCTGTGATGGATGGTTACAATGTATGCATTTTTGCTTATGGTCAAACTGGATCCGGTAAAACACATACTATG agTGGTCCATCAGGTAGATCAGCGGCGGATATGGGGATTAATTATCTAGCTCTCAGCGATTTGTTCCAGATGTCAAACAAAAGGAAGGATATCATAGACTATGACATTTGTGTTCAAATGGTCCAAATTTACAATGAACAAGTACGAGACCTTCTTGCAGAAGATTCATCCACTGCCAAATTAGAGATACGGAGCTGCACTGGTGATAATGGCTTGAGTATTCCAGATGCTACAATGCACTCAGTGACTTCCTCTACTGATGTCTTGAACCTCATGAAATTTGGTGAGATGAATCGTATGGTCAGTTCGACTGCAATCAATAACCGCAGCAGCCGTTCCCATAG TGTCCTTACAGTCCATGTGAATGGCAAAGATACTTCTGGAGGTACTCTACACAGTTGCCTTCATTTAGTTGACCTTGCGGGAAGTGAAAGAGTGGACAAATCTGAAGTTACAGGAGATAGGCTGAAAGAGGCACAGTATATCAACAAGTCTCTTTCTTGTTTAGGAGATGTTATCGCAGCCTTGGCTCAGAAGAATTCTCACATCCCTTACAGAAACAGCAAACTCACACTTCTGTTGCAAGACTCCTTAG GTGGACATGCTAAAACTTTAATGCTTGCTCATGTGAGTCCAGAAGAGGATTCCTTCAGTGAAACTATCAGTACCTTGAAGTTTGCTCAGAGAGTTTCCACTGTGGAACTAGGTGCTGCTCGTTCAAACAAGGGGAGTGGTGAGGTTATGCAACTCAAAGAACAG ATTGAGAGTCTTAAAAAGGCATTAGCAAACAAAGAAGGTCAGTGTGTATCAAGAACAACGACTGAGAGAACTCCTCAACGTCTTAGAAGATTAAGCATTGAAAGTTGCAGCACTGTGAAGACCGAGAAGGCAAAAACCCCTTATCTTCCAACTAGTTCAAGGAGGTTGAGCTTGGAAGGTCCAAGATTGATTAAGAAGGATAATCTAAATATATCGCATGACATGGGGAAATTCCTTCCAGCTGAGGCAGTGCCAATGCAGGAATATGGTCAACTTCAAAATGCAGCAGAAGTCACTACTCCGTTGGGCCATTTCAGTAATGCGGATTCCACATTAGAAGTGTTTTGTTCCAAGGCTCCTCAAAGTCCAACGAGCGTTACCTACGAGAAGCAAGTGTTAGAAACAGATAGTAGAACACAAGTTCATTCTCTTCAGCCACCAAAAACACCCGAACCTTGTCCCAGGACTCCTCTAACTCCAGCAAGTACTACATATCAGAAGCGAGTGTTGAAACCAGGTAGTAGAAACCAAGTTCCTTCTCCTCAGAAACCAACAACATCTGAGCCTCAGACCAAGGCTCCTCGCAGCCCAAAGATGACTCCTCGTAGCCCAAAGATGGCTAGCAATCAGAAGAGAGGGTTAATAACAGATAATAAGACACAAGTTCGTCCCCTCCAGCTATCAACAACGACGCCCGAACCACAAAAGCATTCCAGAAATGAGGTACAGGTTGTCATGCAAAGTAAGGTGACTCTTTCTACCGATTACCTGACACCTAATTTGACAAGTACCACAAGTCGAAAAGGATCTCAGATAAGGAAATCCCTGCGGACTATTGGAAAACTGATCAATGGCTCTGAGAAGAG GAACCAGCAAAGTTTGGTGGAAGCACAGTCAAGTGTTAAATGTGCAAGCAATATCAATGATGGAAAATCACCGGTTACAAATAATGCAAGAACTTTGAGGCGGCAATCACTGACCAGCATTCCACCATCAGGGTATGACAGACGATCATCTCTAGGAGGGAAGCCAACCGAAAATA GTGCAAAAGAAAACAGAAGTGCCAAAACACCTCCGGCAGTCAACAGAAGTGGCAAAACACCTCCGCCAGTCCGTTCATCAACAAAAAGTAACAAGCGGTGA